In Mycobacterium gallinarum, a single window of DNA contains:
- a CDS encoding alpha/beta hydrolase: protein MATTRTERSFQGIGGVRIVYDVWTPEVAPRGVVVLCHGYAEHARRYDHVAERFGEAGLITYALDLRGHGRSGGKRVYLRNIDEYTGDFRTLVGIASTDHPKLSRIVLGHSMGGGVVFAYGVEHPDEYTAMVLSGPAVDAQDAVSSFMIRVAKVVGSILPGLPVEDLPTEAVSRDPEVVAAYMADPLVHHGKLPAGIGKALIKVGETMPQRASALTAPLLVVHGEQDKLIPVAGSRHLLECVASTDAHLKVYPGLYHEVFNEPEKALVLDDVTSWIEAKL, encoded by the coding sequence GTGGCAACTACCCGCACCGAACGCAGCTTCCAGGGCATCGGCGGCGTCCGCATCGTCTACGACGTATGGACCCCGGAGGTGGCCCCGCGCGGTGTCGTCGTCCTCTGCCACGGTTACGCCGAACACGCCCGCCGCTACGACCACGTCGCCGAGCGATTCGGCGAGGCGGGGCTGATCACCTACGCGCTGGACCTGCGCGGGCACGGTCGCTCCGGCGGCAAGCGGGTGTACCTGCGCAACATCGACGAGTACACCGGCGACTTCCGCACCCTGGTCGGCATCGCCAGCACCGACCACCCCAAGCTGTCGCGGATCGTGCTCGGCCACAGCATGGGCGGTGGTGTCGTGTTCGCCTACGGAGTCGAGCACCCCGACGAATACACCGCGATGGTGCTGTCGGGGCCTGCCGTCGACGCCCAGGACGCCGTCTCGTCGTTCATGATCCGCGTGGCCAAGGTGGTCGGCAGCATTCTGCCGGGCCTGCCCGTCGAGGACCTCCCGACCGAAGCGGTATCCCGCGACCCAGAGGTGGTTGCGGCATACATGGCCGATCCGCTGGTCCATCACGGCAAGCTGCCCGCGGGTATCGGCAAGGCGCTCATCAAGGTCGGCGAGACCATGCCGCAGCGCGCCTCGGCGCTCACCGCGCCCTTGCTTGTCGTGCACGGAGAGCAGGACAAGCTGATCCCGGTCGCCGGCAGCCGTCACCTACTGGAATGCGTCGCATCGACCGACGCTCACCTGAAGGTGTACCCCGGGCTCTACCACGAGGTGTTCAACGAGCCCGAGAAGGCGTTGGTGCTCGACGACGTCACCTCGTGGATCGAGGCCAAGCTGTGA
- a CDS encoding alpha/beta hydrolase family protein: MKALAGLLLSLALLVSACGSDGEPSGWVDQDVTFSADGLTIHGTYRHERGGAQRPAALLISESGNTDRNGDNAVAGPVGNMRQLAELLSDKGVASLRYDKIGTGKTGLGPYSQRPQDVVSAVYTTGAKAAVSYLAEQSATDTSRISVYAVGEGTVHAMALATDANVGAPKIHSLALFQPLPGRYLDIITNRVRASASPEALTTWLAAVDEVRTKGTVPPNLPEGLGALVNPGNVKAVIEADKIDPLTLAAKVPAGTPVLLTCSDADKQATCESIRPLADALEHTALTVVELEGVSHVLRDDPTDNVANYSKQDPLSPQLVEALDAFVGK, encoded by the coding sequence GTGAAAGCCCTTGCGGGCCTGTTACTTTCGCTGGCACTTTTGGTGTCGGCATGCGGATCCGACGGCGAACCGTCTGGCTGGGTCGACCAAGACGTGACGTTCTCTGCCGACGGCCTGACCATTCACGGCACGTACCGCCACGAGCGCGGCGGCGCACAGCGACCTGCGGCCCTGCTGATCTCCGAGAGCGGCAACACCGACCGCAACGGCGACAACGCGGTCGCGGGCCCCGTCGGCAACATGCGGCAACTCGCCGAACTGTTGTCCGACAAAGGCGTAGCGAGCCTGCGGTACGACAAAATCGGCACCGGGAAGACGGGTCTCGGACCGTATTCGCAGCGGCCCCAGGATGTCGTCAGCGCCGTCTACACCACCGGCGCGAAGGCCGCGGTGAGCTACCTCGCCGAGCAGTCCGCTACCGACACGTCGCGCATCTCGGTATACGCGGTGGGAGAAGGCACTGTCCACGCGATGGCTCTGGCGACCGACGCGAACGTCGGCGCACCGAAGATCCACTCGCTGGCCCTGTTTCAGCCGTTACCCGGCAGGTATCTGGACATCATCACCAACCGGGTGCGCGCCAGCGCCTCTCCGGAGGCGCTGACCACCTGGCTGGCCGCCGTGGACGAGGTCCGCACCAAGGGGACGGTGCCCCCGAACCTTCCGGAGGGACTGGGCGCGCTCGTCAATCCCGGCAACGTCAAGGCGGTGATCGAGGCCGACAAGATCGACCCGCTCACGCTGGCCGCCAAGGTGCCCGCAGGCACGCCCGTCCTGCTCACGTGTTCAGACGCCGACAAGCAGGCGACGTGCGAATCGATCCGGCCGCTCGCCGATGCGCTCGAACACACGGCGCTGACCGTCGTCGAACTCGAGGGCGTCAGCCATGTGCTGCGCGACGATCCGACCGACAACGTCGCCAACTACTCCAAGCAGGATCCACTTTCTCCACAGCTTGTCGAAGCGCTCGACGCGTTTGTCGGCAAGTAG
- a CDS encoding DUF2786 domain-containing protein, with protein sequence MTDDKMLARIAALLRQAEGTDNTHEADAFMAAAQRLATATSIDLAVARSHASNRTKAQMPVQRTITIGNAGTRGLRTYVQLFTVIAMANDVKCDVASNSTFVYAYGFGEDIDASHALYASLVMQMVRASEAYIASGAHRPTPTITARINFQLAFGARIGKRLSEAREEAQREATGGRWRRKAPSTAIALRNKDIELKDFYQQTSAARGTWRPTSATAGYSSAARRAGDRAGRKARLGSSGELSGARTALET encoded by the coding sequence ATGACTGACGACAAGATGCTGGCACGCATCGCCGCTCTGCTGCGCCAGGCCGAGGGGACGGACAACACGCACGAGGCCGACGCGTTCATGGCGGCGGCACAGCGGCTGGCCACCGCGACGTCGATCGACCTGGCGGTCGCGCGGTCGCATGCATCCAACCGCACCAAGGCGCAGATGCCGGTGCAGCGCACCATCACGATCGGCAACGCGGGCACCCGCGGCCTGCGCACCTATGTCCAGCTGTTCACCGTGATCGCGATGGCCAACGACGTGAAGTGCGACGTCGCGTCGAATTCGACGTTCGTGTACGCGTACGGGTTCGGTGAGGACATCGACGCCAGCCATGCGCTGTACGCCAGCCTGGTGATGCAGATGGTGCGCGCGTCGGAGGCCTACATCGCCTCCGGTGCGCACCGGCCGACGCCCACGATCACCGCGCGCATCAACTTCCAGCTCGCCTTCGGCGCGCGCATCGGCAAGCGGCTGTCCGAGGCGCGCGAAGAGGCGCAGCGGGAGGCCACCGGAGGACGCTGGCGCAGGAAGGCCCCCAGCACGGCTATCGCGTTGCGGAACAAGGACATCGAGCTCAAGGACTTCTACCAACAGACCTCGGCGGCGCGGGGCACGTGGCGACCCACCAGCGCGACGGCGGGGTATTCGTCCGCGGCGCGACGCGCGGGTGATCGCGCGGGCCGCAAGGCGCGGCTGGGTAGCAGTGGGGAGCTCTCCGGTGCCCGCACGGCCCTGGAGACGTGA
- a CDS encoding TIGR04338 family metallohydrolase, giving the protein MRDTQRAKVYAAEEFVRTLFDRAAEHGNRVIDFFGTQLTLPPEGRFASVESVQRYVDDVLGMTPVRESWPGPGALTVRARRGVSAAHYERADDGARIAVPEKRTTWALRELVVLHEIAHHLCAAEPPHGPEFVATFCELAGVVMGPEVAHVLRVVYAKEGVR; this is encoded by the coding sequence ATCAGAGACACCCAGCGGGCGAAGGTCTACGCCGCAGAGGAATTCGTCCGGACGTTGTTCGACCGGGCGGCTGAGCACGGCAACCGGGTGATCGACTTCTTCGGGACGCAGTTGACCCTGCCACCCGAGGGCCGGTTCGCGTCGGTGGAGTCGGTGCAGCGCTACGTCGACGACGTGCTCGGCATGACGCCGGTCCGTGAGTCGTGGCCCGGCCCGGGAGCGTTGACGGTGCGTGCCCGGCGTGGCGTCAGCGCGGCGCACTACGAGCGTGCCGACGACGGCGCGCGCATCGCGGTGCCGGAGAAACGCACGACGTGGGCGCTGCGCGAACTGGTGGTCCTGCACGAGATCGCCCACCACCTCTGCGCCGCCGAACCGCCGCACGGACCCGAGTTCGTCGCGACGTTCTGTGAACTCGCCGGCGTGGTCATGGGTCCGGAAGTCGCTCACGTGCTGCGCGTGGTGTACGCGAAAGAGGGTGTCCGATAA
- a CDS encoding O-methyltransferase, whose amino-acid sequence MTEPDPRPDPKALDQLFNAVLRTEDEALTAARESADAAGMPAIEVSAQHGKLLYLLATAARATRVLEIGTLAGYSTINLARAVGPSGRVVTLEYEPTHAEVARQNLARAGVEDRVEVIVGAALDTLPVLAERGEAFDLSFIDADKENNVAYVEWAIKLGRPGSIILVDNIARFGRVLEPATDDHQARAVRDMLEMMGAHPRLDTAAIQTVGTKGWDGFAVAVVS is encoded by the coding sequence GTGACCGAGCCTGATCCCCGCCCGGACCCCAAGGCGCTCGATCAGCTCTTCAACGCTGTTCTGCGCACCGAGGACGAGGCGCTGACCGCGGCGCGGGAGTCGGCGGACGCGGCGGGGATGCCCGCCATCGAGGTGTCGGCGCAACACGGGAAGCTGCTGTACCTGCTCGCCACGGCGGCGCGCGCAACCCGGGTTTTGGAGATCGGCACGCTGGCCGGCTACAGCACCATCAACCTCGCCCGCGCCGTTGGGCCGTCCGGTCGCGTCGTCACGCTGGAGTACGAACCCACCCACGCCGAGGTGGCTCGCCAGAACCTGGCCCGCGCGGGTGTCGAGGACCGGGTGGAGGTGATCGTGGGCGCCGCCCTGGATACCTTGCCAGTCCTGGCCGAGCGCGGCGAGGCCTTCGATCTGTCGTTCATCGACGCGGACAAAGAGAACAACGTCGCCTACGTCGAGTGGGCGATCAAGCTGGGGCGGCCGGGCTCAATCATCTTGGTAGACAACATCGCACGGTTCGGGCGGGTGCTCGAACCTGCGACCGATGACCATCAGGCCCGCGCCGTGCGCGACATGCTGGAGATGATGGGTGCGCATCCGCGTCTGGACACCGCGGCAATCCAGACGGTGGGCACCAAGGGCTGGGACGGCTTCGCGGTCGCGGTGGTCAGCTAG
- a CDS encoding IclR family transcriptional regulator domain-containing protein, whose amino-acid sequence MAPAEENQPSESGRSDGIQVLRRAAAALDEIAASPGQLRLVDLGGRLGLAKSTVRRLMVGLVEIGFASIDDEGRISLGERLLGLGGADDASLATQFRPTLDRLARTTGETVDLSVLRGQQMLFIDQVQSAHRLRAVSAVGVRFPLETTANGKAALELLTDPSAGLSDIAFDRDEHTAGISAAGIAARTTGGHIVAISVPAPSDRFDANERRIVSALRDCARSLAS is encoded by the coding sequence ATGGCTCCTGCGGAAGAGAATCAGCCATCTGAATCCGGGCGTTCAGACGGAATTCAGGTGTTACGCCGCGCGGCGGCCGCCCTGGACGAGATCGCCGCGTCACCAGGCCAGCTTCGGCTGGTCGACCTGGGCGGGCGGCTCGGCCTGGCCAAATCCACCGTGCGACGGTTGATGGTCGGACTGGTCGAGATCGGTTTCGCGAGCATCGACGACGAGGGCAGGATCAGCCTTGGCGAACGACTGCTCGGGCTGGGCGGTGCCGACGACGCGAGCCTCGCGACGCAGTTCCGGCCGACGCTGGACAGGTTGGCGCGCACGACCGGCGAAACGGTGGACCTGTCCGTGCTGCGGGGTCAGCAGATGTTGTTCATCGACCAGGTGCAGTCCGCGCACCGGCTGCGGGCGGTTTCGGCGGTGGGTGTGCGGTTCCCGCTGGAGACCACGGCCAACGGCAAGGCCGCGCTCGAGCTGCTGACCGACCCGTCCGCGGGGCTGAGCGACATCGCGTTCGACCGCGACGAGCACACCGCCGGGATCTCCGCGGCCGGTATCGCCGCCAGGACCACCGGCGGGCACATCGTTGCGATCTCGGTGCCGGCACCCAGCGACCGCTTCGACGCGAACGAGCGACGAATCGTCAGCGCGCTGCGCGACTGTGCGCGATCACTTGCTAGCTGA